A window of Rubricoccus marinus contains these coding sequences:
- a CDS encoding electron transfer flavoprotein subunit alpha/FixB family protein, which produces MPTILTHVPVSGGTPNRTALEALTRARQIATENGWTCAASVVAPEASGVAESLGAYGAETVYAVSDAAFEQPLNAPVVDALEQVIREAEPEIVVFPSTEGVKDVIGALAQRLGAPALPDVSAFSATASGVSATRPVMAAKFRADVEAEAPEGAPVLVSVRAGSYTAEEASGAGAPEVIDIALATDASSLKQTLREVVSAAGGGVDLSDATVVVAAGRGVRDEAGRDLVQQLADVTGAAIGASRAVVEMGLFPPEAQIGQTGKVVAPDLYFAVGISGAIQHVAGMTGSRTIVAINKDADAPIFDVATYGIVGDLHAVLPPLIEALRDAKA; this is translated from the coding sequence ATGCCGACGATCCTCACCCACGTCCCCGTCTCCGGTGGCACGCCCAACCGCACCGCGCTGGAGGCGCTGACCCGCGCCCGCCAGATCGCCACCGAGAACGGCTGGACCTGCGCCGCCTCCGTCGTTGCGCCAGAGGCCTCTGGCGTGGCTGAGAGCCTGGGCGCGTACGGCGCCGAGACGGTCTACGCCGTCAGCGACGCCGCCTTCGAGCAGCCGCTCAACGCGCCCGTCGTGGACGCGCTGGAACAGGTCATCCGCGAGGCCGAGCCCGAGATCGTCGTCTTCCCCAGTACGGAGGGCGTCAAGGATGTCATCGGCGCACTCGCGCAGCGGCTGGGCGCGCCCGCGCTGCCGGACGTCTCTGCATTTTCCGCGACCGCCTCTGGCGTGAGCGCCACACGCCCCGTGATGGCTGCCAAGTTCCGCGCCGACGTGGAGGCCGAGGCGCCAGAGGGCGCGCCGGTCCTCGTCTCCGTCCGAGCGGGCTCCTACACAGCAGAGGAGGCCTCTGGCGCCGGGGCGCCCGAAGTCATCGACATCGCACTCGCGACCGACGCGAGTAGCCTCAAGCAGACGCTCCGCGAGGTCGTCAGCGCGGCTGGGGGTGGCGTGGACCTCTCCGACGCGACCGTCGTCGTCGCCGCCGGACGTGGCGTGCGTGACGAGGCGGGCCGCGACCTCGTCCAGCAACTCGCCGACGTGACGGGCGCCGCCATCGGCGCGAGCCGCGCGGTCGTGGAGATGGGCCTGTTCCCGCCAGAGGCGCAGATCGGGCAGACCGGGAAGGTCGTCGCGCCGGACCTCTACTTCGCCGTCGGCATCTCCGGCGCCATCCAGCACGTCGCGGGCATGACGGGCAGCCGCACCATCGTCGCCATCAACAAAGACGCCGACGCGCCCATCTTCGACGTGGCGACCTACGGCATCGTGGGCGACCTCCACGCCGTCCTGCCGCCGCTGATCGAGGCTCTGCGCGACGCCAAGGCGTAA
- a CDS encoding electron transfer flavoprotein subunit beta/FixA family protein has translation MRFAVCINQVPDVAAPSQVRDGQLVLDAGRVVLDAYAASAVEAALVLKEASGGEVDVVLVGPEKASETIRKALAMGADSGTHLVTDAELDSAAVVRLLADHLRDGGHDAVLLGKQSQDTDAGLVGGMLAEALALPYVTNAVGLAQEADTLVVTRQGDKGQEVIALPTPGLVTCSNDMNDPRIPNLKGIMASKRKPVETKAVEASGVRVKTTGYANPPSREPGKTVDGDEPAAVARELVRLLADEARAI, from the coding sequence ATGCGCTTCGCCGTCTGCATCAACCAGGTCCCCGACGTCGCCGCTCCCTCCCAGGTGCGCGACGGCCAGCTCGTGCTCGACGCCGGGCGCGTCGTGCTCGATGCCTACGCCGCGAGCGCCGTCGAGGCCGCACTCGTGCTGAAGGAGGCCTCTGGCGGCGAGGTTGACGTCGTCCTCGTGGGCCCCGAGAAGGCATCCGAGACCATCCGCAAGGCCCTCGCGATGGGCGCCGACAGCGGCACGCACCTCGTGACCGACGCCGAGTTGGACTCCGCCGCCGTCGTCCGGCTTCTGGCGGACCACTTGCGCGACGGCGGCCACGACGCAGTTCTCCTCGGCAAGCAGTCGCAGGACACCGACGCTGGGCTCGTCGGCGGCATGCTCGCCGAGGCGCTCGCCCTGCCGTACGTCACCAACGCCGTCGGTCTCGCGCAAGAGGCCGACACGCTCGTCGTGACGCGCCAGGGTGACAAGGGGCAGGAGGTCATCGCGCTGCCCACGCCGGGCTTGGTGACGTGCTCCAACGACATGAACGACCCGCGCATCCCCAACCTCAAGGGGATCATGGCGAGCAAGCGCAAGCCCGTCGAGACGAAGGCCGTCGAGGCCTCTGGCGTGCGCGTGAAGACCACCGGATACGCGAACCCGCCCTCGCGCGAGCCCGGCAAAACCGTCGACGGCGACGAGCCCGCAGCGGTCGCCCGCGAACTCGTCCGCCTGCTCGCCGACGAAGCCCGCGCCATCTGA
- a CDS encoding PD40 domain-containing protein, protein MSVVSLLLAALLLTSGCQPSPETAPVASGEVPADTVSLGTPPARAEPFLPGLFAANTWALTATLTPDRRTMYAVVWDQPSPRTMQRLVTSRFVDGAWTPLAPVAETVGWRVDWPHVAPDGQSFWLSFAKPHAGHTGVADSLQTADFDLWRGRRLPDAPNGTVQWTPLEPVDAPDVNRPKTAENLRIGYVHNETGPRIAPDGSLLFWTERRDDGGGGRDLYLAASDENGLSAPELLPAPVNSRYDESGGVFLADGRTLIFASTRPGGLGGSDLYASTRRDDGTWTEPVNLGPGVNSASGEGSPELLPGGDALLFTSSRPRPGVPQKPDVDGRLVNPYAPFWVSTASLPLR, encoded by the coding sequence ATGTCTGTCGTCTCCCTGCTCCTCGCGGCGCTGCTCCTCACCTCCGGTTGCCAGCCTTCGCCAGAGACCGCGCCGGTCGCCTCTGGCGAGGTGCCCGCGGACACCGTCTCGCTCGGGACCCCGCCCGCCCGCGCCGAGCCCTTCCTGCCCGGCCTGTTTGCCGCGAACACCTGGGCGCTCACGGCCACGCTCACGCCCGACCGCCGAACGATGTACGCCGTTGTGTGGGACCAGCCGTCGCCGCGCACCATGCAGCGGCTCGTGACCAGCCGGTTCGTGGACGGCGCGTGGACGCCTCTGGCGCCGGTCGCCGAGACCGTGGGGTGGCGCGTGGACTGGCCGCATGTGGCACCGGACGGGCAGTCGTTCTGGCTCTCGTTCGCGAAGCCTCACGCGGGCCACACCGGCGTTGCGGACTCGCTACAGACGGCCGACTTCGACCTCTGGCGGGGGCGCCGCCTCCCCGACGCCCCCAACGGGACGGTTCAGTGGACGCCGTTGGAGCCCGTTGACGCACCCGACGTGAACCGGCCCAAGACGGCCGAGAACCTCCGCATCGGCTACGTCCACAACGAGACCGGCCCGCGCATTGCGCCCGACGGCTCGCTGCTGTTCTGGACCGAGCGGCGCGACGACGGCGGCGGCGGACGCGACCTGTACCTCGCGGCCTCTGACGAGAACGGCCTCTCGGCGCCGGAGCTGCTCCCTGCCCCCGTGAACTCGCGGTACGACGAGTCTGGCGGCGTCTTTCTCGCGGACGGCCGGACGCTGATCTTCGCCTCCACGCGTCCCGGTGGTCTGGGCGGCTCTGACCTGTACGCATCCACCCGGCGAGACGATGGGACGTGGACAGAGCCCGTCAACCTCGGACCGGGCGTGAACTCCGCCAGCGGCGAGGGCTCGCCTGAACTCCTGCCCGGCGGCGACGCCCTGCTGTTCACCAGCAGCCGCCCGAGGCCCGGCGTCCCGCAAAAGCCTGACGTAGACGGCCGCCTCGTCAACCCGTACGCGCCGTTCTGGGTCAGCACCGCTTCGCTGCCCCTCCGCTAG
- the gcvP gene encoding aminomethyl-transferring glycine dehydrogenase, with protein MDALDRLLAPTDRFADRHLGPSPEDRQAMLDLLGFDSLDALVDKAVPDGIRMDGDLDLPAPLTEQQLLALARERAEQNETMRSFIGMGYYGTVTPPVILRNVLENPGWYTQYTPYQAEIAQGRLEALLNFQTAVADLTGLPVANASLLDEGTAAAEAMTMFFGAARGERDLFFVDARCHPQTIAVVQQRAEPQGITVEVGDWAAFAPEASCVGALVQYPTTDGEVVDYKDFADRIHEAGGLLAVATDLLALTLLEAPGEWGADVAVGSSQRFGVPMGFGGPHAAFFATTEDFKRKIPGRIIGVSQDRHGDTALRMALQTREQHIRREKATSNICTAQVLLANVAGFYAVYHGPDGLTEIAERVHRATKTLANAIESAGYIVASGDVFDTIRIVAGVTGANLQDILARAREEFGINLRAYDNGDLGIALDQTVTPEDLRDLAALFGADLDTDSAPEGYEGPLARETAFMEHPTFHSYRSEHEMLRYLKKLENRDLSLVHSMIPLGSCTMKLNATAEMMPITMPGFSDLHPFAPEDQAKGYHAVISELQTWLAEITGFHSVSLQPNSGAMGEYTGLLAIRAYHLAQGDTQRMACLIPTSAHGTNPASAVMCGMNVVPVKVLENGNIDLDDLRAKAEKHRDTLAALMITYPSTHGVFETTIREIADIVHDAGGLVYMDGANMNAMVGLCRPGDFGMDVCHLNLHKTFAIPHGGGGPGMGPIGVVEKLAPFLPGHPVVTTGGDQATGPVAAAPYGSALVLLISWAYCAMLGARGLKMSSQVAILNANYMAKRLDGHYDVLYRGPGGLSAHEFILDVRPFQASGVGAEDIAKRLIDYGFHAPTMSWPVTGTLMVEPTESEPKAELDRFCDAMIAIRTEIQELELGTADAEDNVLKMAPHTAAEVTADEWSHPYSRQQAAYPAAWSRDAKFWPTVGRVDNAWGDRNLVCSCPPMEDYAEEAA; from the coding sequence ATGGACGCCCTCGACCGCCTCCTCGCCCCCACGGACCGCTTCGCCGACCGCCACCTCGGGCCCTCGCCAGAGGACCGGCAGGCGATGCTCGACCTGCTCGGTTTCGACTCCCTCGACGCGCTCGTCGACAAGGCCGTGCCGGACGGTATTCGGATGGATGGCGACTTGGATCTGCCCGCGCCGCTGACCGAACAACAGCTTCTGGCGCTGGCGCGCGAGCGCGCCGAGCAGAACGAGACCATGCGCTCGTTTATCGGCATGGGCTACTACGGGACGGTGACGCCGCCCGTGATCCTGCGCAACGTGCTGGAGAATCCGGGCTGGTACACGCAGTACACGCCCTACCAGGCCGAGATCGCGCAGGGCCGGTTGGAAGCGCTTCTCAACTTCCAGACCGCCGTCGCGGACCTGACCGGCCTGCCGGTCGCCAACGCATCGCTGCTCGACGAGGGCACGGCCGCAGCCGAGGCGATGACGATGTTCTTCGGCGCCGCCCGTGGCGAGCGCGACCTCTTCTTCGTGGACGCGCGCTGCCACCCGCAGACCATCGCGGTCGTGCAGCAGCGCGCCGAGCCCCAGGGCATCACCGTCGAGGTGGGCGACTGGGCGGCGTTCGCGCCAGAGGCCTCGTGCGTCGGCGCGCTCGTGCAGTACCCGACGACCGACGGCGAGGTGGTCGACTACAAGGACTTCGCGGACCGCATCCACGAGGCGGGCGGGCTTCTGGCGGTGGCGACGGACCTCCTCGCGCTGACCCTCTTGGAGGCCCCTGGCGAGTGGGGCGCGGACGTGGCGGTCGGCAGCAGCCAGCGCTTCGGCGTGCCGATGGGCTTCGGCGGCCCGCACGCGGCGTTCTTCGCGACGACCGAGGACTTCAAGCGCAAGATCCCCGGCCGCATCATCGGCGTGAGCCAGGACCGCCACGGCGATACGGCGCTCCGCATGGCGCTCCAGACCCGCGAGCAGCACATCCGCCGCGAGAAGGCGACGAGCAACATCTGCACGGCGCAGGTGCTCCTGGCGAACGTGGCCGGGTTCTACGCGGTCTACCACGGGCCAGACGGCCTGACCGAGATCGCCGAGCGCGTCCACCGCGCGACCAAGACCCTCGCCAACGCGATCGAGAGCGCGGGCTACATCGTGGCCTCTGGCGACGTGTTCGACACGATCCGCATTGTGGCAGGCGTCACGGGCGCAAACCTCCAGGACATTCTGGCGCGAGCACGCGAGGAGTTCGGCATCAACCTCCGCGCCTACGACAACGGCGACCTCGGCATCGCGCTCGACCAGACGGTCACGCCAGAGGATCTGCGCGACTTGGCGGCTCTCTTCGGCGCCGACCTCGACACGGACTCGGCGCCCGAGGGCTACGAGGGGCCTCTGGCGCGCGAGACCGCGTTTATGGAGCACCCGACGTTCCACAGTTACCGCAGCGAGCACGAGATGCTGCGTTACCTCAAGAAGCTGGAGAACCGCGACCTCTCGCTCGTCCACAGCATGATCCCGCTGGGCTCGTGCACGATGAAGCTCAACGCGACGGCGGAGATGATGCCGATCACGATGCCGGGCTTCTCGGACCTGCACCCGTTCGCGCCAGAGGATCAGGCGAAAGGCTACCACGCCGTTATCTCCGAGCTTCAGACGTGGCTCGCGGAGATCACCGGCTTCCACAGCGTCTCGCTCCAGCCCAACTCGGGCGCGATGGGCGAGTACACGGGGCTTCTGGCGATCCGCGCCTACCACCTCGCGCAGGGCGACACGCAGCGCATGGCCTGCCTCATCCCGACGAGTGCGCACGGTACGAACCCGGCCAGCGCCGTCATGTGCGGTATGAACGTGGTCCCCGTCAAGGTGCTGGAGAACGGCAACATCGACCTCGACGACCTCCGCGCGAAGGCGGAGAAGCATAGGGACACGCTCGCGGCACTTATGATCACGTACCCGAGCACGCACGGCGTGTTCGAGACGACGATCCGCGAGATCGCCGACATCGTCCACGACGCGGGCGGTCTCGTCTACATGGACGGCGCCAACATGAACGCGATGGTCGGCCTCTGCCGCCCGGGCGACTTCGGCATGGACGTGTGCCACCTCAACCTGCACAAAACGTTCGCCATCCCGCACGGCGGCGGCGGCCCCGGCATGGGCCCCATCGGCGTGGTGGAGAAGCTGGCGCCGTTCCTCCCCGGCCACCCGGTCGTGACGACCGGCGGCGATCAGGCCACAGGCCCCGTCGCCGCGGCGCCCTATGGCAGCGCGCTCGTGCTCCTCATCTCGTGGGCCTACTGCGCGATGCTCGGCGCCAGAGGCCTCAAGATGTCGTCTCAGGTCGCCATCCTGAACGCCAACTACATGGCGAAGCGGCTCGACGGCCACTACGACGTGCTTTACCGCGGGCCCGGCGGCCTCAGCGCGCACGAATTCATCCTCGACGTGCGCCCCTTCCAGGCCTCTGGCGTCGGCGCCGAGGACATCGCGAAGCGCCTCATCGACTACGGCTTCCACGCGCCCACGATGAGCTGGCCCGTGACGGGCACGCTGATGGTGGAGCCGACCGAGAGCGAGCCCAAGGCCGAACTCGACCGCTTCTGCGATGCCATGATCGCGATCCGGACGGAGATCCAGGAGCTGGAGCTGGGCACCGCCGACGCCGAAGACAACGTCCTCAAGATGGCGCCCCACACCGCCGCCGAGGTCACCGCCGACGAGTGGAGCCACCCGTACTCCCGCCAGCAGGCCGCCTACCCGGCCGCGTGGTCCCGCGACGCCAAGTTCTGGCCGACCGTCGGCCGCGTGGACAACGCGTGGGGCGACCGCAACCTCGTCTGCTCCTGCCCGCCGATGGAGGACTACGCCGAGGAGGCGGCGTAG
- a CDS encoding serine hydrolase encodes MTPRYTLALLLALASGGAAAQEALVPGQPAEGTTASGDSDAYTLALDADQFVLGRAVQVDADVVVTVTGPDGEAVGEFDESARGTDPFQFVSEASGVYTITVTPFENAKGTYALEILRSEPVATAPEAIVDQQYAVLDSDDSPGVVVAIVERGELVFAKPYGMASLTYGIPYTLDTPTNIGSTSKQFTAFAIALLAERGELGLDDDIRAHIPELPDLGATVTIRHLLTHTSGYREFLNALAMSGVAPLAIERHEIISLVQRQTELQNTPGTEWNYNNTAFALLATVVERVTEESFPDWMRANVFLPLGMENTYVRESPTTIIPGRASGYTAAEGGGWDEVPDLGGAMGAGGIYSTAPDLAKWMDNYRTARLGGERVIAQMTTPYVLASGDTTDYGFGLFIDEVRGQRRFQHGGADMAHRSDFGYMPDIESGIIVLSNTPSIPNAVAQVANAFFADHFTPEDEADAPAASGEDFDPESFDPETFDAYAGRYELEEMPGFILTFRREDGRYFTQATGQSEVEIFPISAETFELRVVPASVTFNVADDGTVPTITLHQGGDHPATRLPDEAAEPAPLADYAGRYFSEEMETFYTVEVDGDELHLVHRRFEEPVTLAHSTGDDFTGGFPIATVDFERDDSGAVTGFRAGSGRTRDVWFAKVETP; translated from the coding sequence ATGACGCCTCGCTACACCCTCGCCCTCCTCCTCGCGCTCGCCTCTGGCGGCGCAGCCGCGCAAGAGGCCCTCGTGCCTGGCCAGCCCGCCGAGGGCACCACCGCCTCTGGCGACTCGGACGCCTACACCCTCGCGCTCGACGCCGACCAGTTCGTGCTCGGCCGCGCCGTGCAGGTCGACGCCGACGTTGTCGTGACCGTCACCGGACCGGACGGCGAGGCCGTCGGCGAGTTCGACGAGTCCGCCAGAGGCACCGACCCGTTCCAGTTCGTGAGTGAGGCCTCTGGCGTCTACACGATCACCGTCACGCCGTTCGAGAACGCCAAGGGCACCTACGCGCTGGAGATCCTCCGCTCCGAGCCCGTGGCCACGGCGCCAGAGGCCATTGTGGACCAGCAGTACGCCGTGCTCGACAGCGACGACTCGCCCGGCGTGGTCGTCGCAATCGTGGAGCGCGGCGAGCTGGTCTTTGCGAAGCCGTACGGCATGGCGAGCCTTACCTACGGCATCCCGTACACGCTGGACACGCCGACCAACATCGGCTCCACGTCGAAGCAGTTCACCGCCTTCGCGATCGCGCTTCTGGCGGAGCGGGGCGAGCTGGGCCTGGACGACGACATCCGCGCGCACATCCCCGAACTCCCGGACCTCGGCGCGACGGTCACCATCCGCCACCTCCTCACCCACACGAGCGGCTACCGCGAGTTCCTCAACGCCCTCGCGATGAGCGGCGTGGCCCCCTTGGCGATCGAGCGCCACGAGATCATCTCGCTCGTCCAGCGCCAGACCGAGTTGCAGAACACGCCGGGAACCGAGTGGAACTACAACAACACCGCCTTCGCGCTTCTGGCGACGGTCGTGGAGCGCGTGACGGAGGAGAGCTTCCCGGACTGGATGCGCGCCAACGTCTTCCTCCCGCTCGGCATGGAGAACACCTACGTCCGCGAATCGCCCACGACGATCATCCCCGGCCGCGCCAGCGGCTACACCGCCGCCGAAGGAGGCGGCTGGGACGAGGTGCCGGACCTCGGCGGCGCGATGGGCGCCGGCGGCATCTACTCCACCGCGCCCGACCTCGCGAAGTGGATGGACAACTACCGCACGGCCCGCCTCGGCGGCGAGCGCGTCATCGCGCAGATGACGACGCCGTACGTGCTGGCCTCTGGCGACACGACGGACTACGGCTTTGGCCTCTTTATCGATGAGGTGCGCGGGCAGCGGCGCTTCCAGCACGGCGGCGCCGACATGGCGCACCGCTCGGACTTCGGCTACATGCCGGACATCGAGAGCGGAATCATCGTGCTCAGCAACACGCCAAGCATTCCCAACGCAGTGGCGCAGGTCGCAAACGCCTTCTTCGCCGACCACTTCACGCCAGAGGACGAGGCCGACGCGCCAGCGGCCTCTGGCGAGGACTTCGACCCGGAGAGCTTCGACCCCGAGACGTTCGACGCCTACGCGGGGCGATACGAGTTGGAGGAGATGCCCGGCTTTATCCTCACCTTCCGCCGCGAGGACGGCCGCTACTTCACCCAGGCCACCGGCCAGTCCGAGGTCGAGATCTTCCCCATCTCCGCCGAGACCTTCGAGCTCCGCGTGGTGCCCGCAAGCGTGACGTTCAACGTCGCCGACGACGGCACCGTCCCGACGATCACGCTCCACCAGGGCGGCGACCACCCCGCCACGCGCCTGCCCGACGAGGCCGCCGAGCCCGCGCCTCTGGCGGACTACGCCGGCCGCTACTTCAGCGAGGAGATGGAGACGTTCTACACTGTCGAGGTGGACGGCGACGAGCTGCACCTGGTCCACCGCCGCTTCGAGGAGCCGGTCACGCTGGCCCACAGCACCGGGGACGACTTCACCGGCGGCTTCCCCATCGCGACGGTCGATTTCGAACGCGACGACTCGGGCGCTGTAACGGGCTTCCGCGCAGGCAGCGGCCGCACGCGCGACGTGTGGTTCGCCAAGGTGGAGACGCCGTAG
- the clpP gene encoding ATP-dependent Clp endopeptidase proteolytic subunit ClpP, producing MSQISDFVTFAKGITSLPGGIYSGPQEAAPINALVPMVIEQTTRGERSFDIFSRLLKDRIVLFGTQVNDQTANLAVAQLLFLAADDPDKDINLYINSPGGAVYSGMAVYDTMQFVKPDVATICVGLAASMGSVFLAGGAKGKRAALPNSRIMIHQPSSGAQGQASDIEIQAKEILYIKQRLNEVLAHHTGQTVETIEERTDRDNFMSPVEAKEFGLIDVVLGPGHGEPAKDLDDQIDETVDDV from the coding sequence ATGTCCCAGATCAGCGACTTCGTCACCTTCGCCAAAGGCATCACGAGCCTGCCCGGCGGCATCTACTCCGGCCCGCAAGAGGCCGCGCCCATCAACGCGCTCGTGCCGATGGTGATCGAGCAGACGACGCGCGGCGAGCGCTCGTTCGACATCTTCTCGCGCCTGCTCAAGGACCGCATCGTCCTCTTCGGCACGCAGGTCAACGACCAGACGGCCAACCTCGCCGTTGCCCAGCTGCTCTTCCTCGCCGCTGACGACCCGGACAAGGACATCAACCTGTACATCAACTCGCCCGGCGGCGCGGTGTACTCCGGCATGGCCGTCTACGACACCATGCAGTTCGTCAAGCCCGACGTGGCGACGATCTGCGTCGGCCTCGCGGCGAGCATGGGCTCCGTCTTCCTGGCCGGCGGCGCGAAGGGCAAGCGCGCGGCGCTCCCCAACTCCCGCATCATGATCCACCAGCCGTCCTCTGGCGCGCAGGGCCAGGCCTCGGACATCGAGATCCAGGCCAAGGAGATCCTCTACATCAAGCAGCGCCTCAACGAGGTCCTCGCGCACCACACCGGCCAGACCGTCGAGACCATCGAGGAGCGGACGGACCGGGACAACTTCATGAGCCCCGTCGAGGCCAAGGAGTTCGGCCTGATCGACGTCGTCCTCGGGCCAGGCCACGGCGAGCCCGCCAAGGACCTCGACGACCAGATCGACGAGACCGTCGACGACGTGTAG